A part of Aegilops tauschii subsp. strangulata cultivar AL8/78 chromosome 2, Aet v6.0, whole genome shotgun sequence genomic DNA contains:
- the LOC109751451 gene encoding 7-deoxyloganetin glucosyltransferase gives MGATTTNKKPHAVFVPFPAQGHITPMMKLAKIFHCKGFHVTFVNTEYNHRRLVRSRGPDAVAGLPDFHFATIPDGLPQSEADATQDIPSLCHSIMTTCLLPHLKNLLRDLNSAAGVPQVTCVMADAVMSFCLDAAAELSVPCTLFWTASACGFMGYRNFRFLLDEGIAPLKDEEQVKNGYLDTPVTPAHGMSKHMRLRDFPSFVRTTDRDDVMFNFLMHEVEQSGRAAAIILNTFDELDQVALDAMCAILSLPVYTIGPLNFLAKQVIPDGGNGSAQLAAIRPSLWREDHSCLEWLRGREPRSVVYVNFGSITTMSIQELVEFAWGLANCGYDFLWIVRNDLVKGDAAVVPPEFLEATKGRCLLASWCEQEAVLQHEAVGAFLTHCGWNSTMEGLSAGVPILCWPFFADQQTNSHYACVEWGVGMEVGDDVRQEVVEARIREVMGGEGVGREMRRKAAEWSEIAVRATTQPGGRSLANLESMFKDVLTTTKIVG, from the exons ATGGGTGCTACTACCACGAACAAGAAGCCCCACGCTGTGTTCGTGCCGTTCCCGGCTCAGGGGCACATCACGCCGATGATGAAGTTGGCAAAGATCTTCCACTGCAAGGGCTTCCACGTCACCTTCGTCAACACCGAGTATAACCACCGCCGCCTCGTCCGTTCCCGCGGTCCTGATGCCGTGGCCGGCCTTCCGGACTTCCACTTCGCCACCATTCCTGACGGCCTGCCCCAGTCCGAGGCCGACGCCACGCAGGACATACCATCCCTCTGCCATTCCATCATGACCacctgcctcctcccccaccTAAAGAACCTACTCCGCGACCTCAACAGCGCAGCTGGGGTGCCTCAAGTGACGTGTGTCATGGCAGATGCTGTCATGAGCTTTTGTTTGGACGCTGCGGCAGAGCTCAGTGTGCCTTGCACGCTGTTCTGGACTGCCAGCGCCTGCGGTTTCATGGGCTACCGTAACTTCCGGTTCCTCCTAGACGAGGGCATTGCCCCTCTCAAAG ACGAAGAGCAAGTGAAGAACGGCTACTTGGACACGCCGGTGACACCGGCACACGGGATGAGCAAGCACATGCGCCTCCGAGACTTCCCTTCCTTCGTCCGCACGACGGACCGTGACGACGTGATGTTCAACTTCCTGATGCACGAGGTCGAGCAGTCGGGCCGTGCGGCCGCCATCATCCTCAACACTTTTGACGAGCTCGATCAGGTGGCGCTCGACGCCATGtgcgccatcctctccctccccGTCTACACCATCGGCCCGCTTAACTTCCTTGCCAAGCAGGTGATTCCTGACGGCGGCAATGGCAGCGCCCAGCTCGCCGCTATACGCCCCAGCCTTTGGAGAGAAGACCACTCCTGTCTTGAGTGGCTCCGGGGCAGGGAGCCTCGGTCCGTCGTGTATGTCAATTTCGGGAGCATAACCACCATGTCCATCCAAGAGCTGGTAGAGTTCGCCTGGGGGCTGGCCAACTGCGGCTACGACTTTTTGTGGATTGTGAGGAATGACCTAGTGAAGGGTGATGCCGCTGTGGTACCTCCGGAGTTCCTGGAGGCGACCAAGGGTAGGTGCCTCCTAGCGAGCTGGTGTGAACAAGAGGCGGTGCTGCAGCATGAGGCAGTGGGCGCCTTCTTGACGCACTGCGGGTGGAACTCGACAATGGAGGGGCTGAGTGCAGGGGTGCCAATATTGTGCTGGCCCTTCTTCGCCGACCAGCAAACCAACTCCCATTACGCGTGTGTGGAGTGGGGCGTTGGAATGGAAGTTGGCGATGATGTGCGCCAGGAGGTGGTTGAGGCAAGGATACGGGAGGTGATGGGAGGAGAAGGGGTGGGGAGAGAAATGAGGCGGAAGGCGGCGGAGTGGAGCGAGATAGCCGTTCGTGCGACAACACAACCTGGTGGCAGGTCGTTGGCCAACCTTGAGAGTATGTTCAAGGATGTACTGACCACCACTAAGATTGTTGGGTAG